In the Telopea speciosissima isolate NSW1024214 ecotype Mountain lineage chromosome 2, Tspe_v1, whole genome shotgun sequence genome, one interval contains:
- the LOC122652248 gene encoding DEAD-box ATP-dependent RNA helicase 37-like: protein MTMSWADDVADATSRSSRPTRANYVPPHLRNNTLASPDSSSFSFPDESSPGLGYHLKHSGGREFGRSSRGRWGDRRRVTRQQPNPFDVADKFAELGVTEEETDDGGDEGINFDAYEDIPIETSGLDVPSPVTTFAEIDLGKALTENITRCRYVKPTPVQRHAIPIVIAGRDLMACAQTGSGKTAAFCFPIISGIMRNQLHQQQQQQQRLPSRGSRTAFPNALILSPTRELSCQIHEEAKKFSYQTGVKVAVAYGGVSINHQLREMGRGVDILVATPGRLVDLVERARVSLRMIKYLALDEADRMLDMGFEPQIRKIVEQMDMPPSGARQTMLFSATFPNEIQRLASDFLSNYVFLAVGRVGSSTDLIEQRVDFVQDMDKRSYLMDLLHAQRENGMHGKQALTLVFVETKRGADALENWLSKNGFPATAIHGDKVQMEREQALRSFKSGNTPIMVATDVAARGLDIPNVAHVINFDLPKDIDDYVHRIGRTGRAGKLGLATAFFNEGNRTLAKALAELMKEANQEVPPWLARYAERSFYGSGGRGRKYGSARFGGHDYRGDSSARGGKYHSSSYGVGSDLATGGSHTASLHGYGFEHGPIVASGWD, encoded by the exons ATGACAATGTCTTGGGCTGATGATGTAGCTGATGCAACTTCTAGGTCATCTCGTCCTACCCGTGCTAATTACGTTCCTCCTCATCTAAGAAACAATACCCTAGCCTCTCctgattcttcttccttttcgtTTCCTGACGAGTCGTCTCCTGGTCTTGGTTATCATTTGAAGCATTCTGGTGGTAGGGAATTCGGCAGGTCGTCTAGGGGTCGATGGGGAGATCGACGGAGGGTAACGCGTCAGCAACCAAATCCATTTGATGTTGCCGACAAGTTTGCTGAATTGGGGGTTACAGAGGAGGAAaccgatgatggtggtgatgaggGGATCAATTTTGATGCCTATGAAGACATACCTATTGAGACCAGTGGTTTGGACGTGCCCTCACCTGTCACTACTTTTGCAGAGATCGATCTGGGGAAAGCTCTTACCGAGAACATTACGAGGTGCAGATACGTCAAGCCAACCCCAGTTCAACGCCACGCTATCCCCATCGTTATTGCTGGCCGGGATTTGATGGCTTGTGCGCAGACGGGTTCGGGGAAGACGGCTGCATTCTGTTTCCCAATTATCAGTGGGATTATGAGGAACCAGTTGcatcagcaacagcaacagcaacagcgcTTGCCTTCGCGTGGCTCACGAACTGCTTTTCCCAATGCTCTCATTCTCTCCCCGACCAGAGAGTTGTCTTGCCAG ATACACGAAGAGGCTAAGAAATTCTCTTATCAGACGGGTGTCAAGGTGGCTGTTGCCTATGGAGGAGTATCGATTAATCATCAG TTGCGAGAAATGGGAAGAGGTGTAGACATTTTAGTTGCCACCCCTGGCCGCTTAGTGGATTTAGTTGAAAGAGCAAGGGTTTCACTTAGAATGATAAAGTATTTGGCTTTGGATGAGGCTGACCGTATGCTGGATATGGGTTTTGAACCACAGATCCGGAAGATTGTTGAGCAGATGGACATGCCGCCTTCTGGTGCAAGGCAAACTATGCTTTTCAGCGCCACCTTTCCAAATGAGATACAG AGATTGGCTTCTGATTTTCTTTCAAACTATGTTTTCCTGGCTGTTGGGAGGGTTGGTTCGAGTACAGATCTTATTGAGCAAAGAGTTGATTTTGTCCAGGATATGGACAAAAGAAGCTACTTGATGGATCTGCTTCATGCCCAAAGAGAGAATGGAATGCATGGGAAG CAAGCATTGACCTTAGTTTTTGTGGAGACGAAGAGAGGAGCTGATGCATTAGAGAACTGGTTGTCAAAGAATGGTTTTCCTGCAACGGCGATTCATGGTGACAAAGTGCAAATG GAACGAGAACAAGCGTTGAGATCCTTCAAGAGTGGTAATACCCCAATTATGGTAGCAACAGATGTTGCTGCACGAGGCCTAGACATTCCAAATGTTGCTCATGTCATCAATTTCGACTTGCCTAAAGACATAGATGATTATGTTCATCGAATAGGGAGAACTGGTCGTGCTGGTAAGTTGGGCCTAGCGACAGCATTCTTTAATGAAGGAAACAGAACTTTGGCGAAGGCATTGGCAGAACTCATGAAAGAAGCAAACCAGGAGGTTCCTCCTTGGCTCGCTAGATATGCTGAGAGATCATTTTATGGTAGCGGTGGAAGGGGCCGCAAATATGGTAGTGCCAGATTTGGAGGCCATGACTATCGTGGAGATTCCTCTGCAAGGGGTGGTAAGTACCACTCAAGTTCGTATGGGGTTGGCAGTGATTTAGCTACTGGTGGCTCGCACACTGCCTCGCTCCATGGATACGGTTTTGAACATGGGCCTATTGTTGCAAGTGGCTGGGATTAA